A single window of Streptomyces griseoviridis DNA harbors:
- a CDS encoding endonuclease/exonuclease/phosphatase family protein encodes MTDVTHEGDAGPQARAPGMRCGTFNVLHGRALRGDGRPVPFAPGDPRAPLATAVAALDADLLALQEVDRYQDRSGLVDQAAVAAAAMDAVDWRYASAVHGRTVPGRGWVPDPEVPGARLYGPGDVAGAAGAAPSLGIALLSRRPVRAWRVLRLAPAPVPLPLRVAGRAGLVLSRDQARAAVAAVVEGERGAFTAVALHLSFVPGWNARQLRAVRRWIVDLPRPWLLLGDCNLVGPLPRAVLNGPLGGEWADLARTPTYPAHRPAVQFDHLLAAGVGEAAVGAVCAPRTGISDHRPLLAELPL; translated from the coding sequence GTGACGGATGTGACGCACGAGGGTGACGCGGGGCCGCAGGCGAGGGCACCGGGGATGCGGTGCGGGACGTTCAACGTGCTCCACGGGCGCGCCCTGCGCGGCGACGGCCGGCCCGTCCCGTTCGCCCCCGGTGACCCCCGGGCGCCGCTCGCCACCGCAGTCGCCGCCCTCGACGCCGATCTGCTCGCCCTCCAGGAGGTGGACCGCTACCAGGACCGGTCAGGGCTGGTCGATCAGGCGGCCGTGGCCGCCGCCGCGATGGACGCCGTCGACTGGCGGTACGCCTCCGCCGTCCACGGCCGGACCGTACCGGGGCGGGGCTGGGTGCCTGACCCCGAGGTGCCCGGCGCCCGCCTCTACGGGCCCGGTGACGTCGCGGGGGCCGCCGGCGCCGCGCCCTCGCTCGGGATCGCCCTACTGTCCCGGCGTCCGGTGCGCGCCTGGCGGGTGCTGCGCCTGGCGCCCGCCCCGGTGCCGCTGCCGCTGCGGGTCGCCGGGCGGGCCGGCCTCGTGCTGAGCCGGGACCAGGCGCGGGCGGCCGTCGCGGCCGTGGTGGAGGGCGAGCGCGGGGCGTTCACCGCCGTGGCGCTGCACCTGTCCTTCGTGCCCGGCTGGAACGCGCGCCAACTGCGCGCCGTCCGGCGGTGGATCGTCGACCTGCCCAGGCCGTGGCTGCTGCTCGGGGACTGCAACCTGGTCGGCCCGCTGCCGAGAGCGGTCCTCAACGGGCCGCTCGGCGGCGAATGGGCCGATCTCGCCCGGACCCCGACCTACCCCGCCCACCGGCCAGCCGTGCAGTTCGACCACCTCCTCGCCGCGGGCGTCGGCGAGGCGGCGGTCGGCGCGGTGTGCGCGCCGCGCACCGGGATATCGGACCATCGGCCACTGCTGGCCGAACTGCCGCTGTGA
- a CDS encoding STAS domain-containing protein, with product MKVRPMARATVFALRGELDHHSAVQLAEAADAALAGPRLQPLLVIDCADLDFCDSTGISTLVTIHQRLSARGGVLRLAAVPGSVARVFGLTGLDQAIGVFATAQRALADTLHPPTGDIPSSAPAARERQVEGR from the coding sequence GTGAAGGTCCGGCCGATGGCACGGGCCACCGTGTTCGCGCTGCGCGGTGAGCTGGACCACCACAGCGCGGTGCAGTTGGCGGAGGCGGCGGACGCGGCGCTCGCCGGGCCGCGCCTCCAGCCGCTGCTGGTGATCGACTGCGCCGACCTCGACTTCTGCGACTCCACCGGCATCAGCACCCTGGTGACGATCCACCAGCGGCTGTCCGCGCGCGGCGGCGTGCTGCGGCTGGCGGCCGTTCCCGGTTCGGTGGCCCGGGTCTTCGGTTTGACCGGACTCGACCAGGCCATCGGCGTCTTCGCGACGGCCCAACGGGCACTCGCCGACACGCTGCACCCCCCGACCGGGGACATTCCGTCCTCGGCACCCGCGGCACGTGAGAGGCAGGTGGAAGGACGATGA
- a CDS encoding SpoIIE family protein phosphatase codes for MTVVPGQHPHRPVESGTGPAEAELDIRSLFGQSTAVFASLAGPAHLVEAANPAFFTAIGGGDRVRTGVPLADLVPELAGHELMTLLDAAFRTGRTHTGRDARVLLGTPPAVREAFFDFTYEPRFDAGGNVTGVRVIGVETTQVKHAQRLTAEHRALLEQIARQAPLDQVLDGMVRVIEELAPYEILASVLLADSDGRHLRHGAAPSLPSFYNQAIDGIAAGEGVGSCGTAAHRRQMVIVDDIATDPFWDDFRELADRAGLAACWSTPILARDGSLLGTFAMYHRVPRTPQESDLALSRVFADTAALAVERHQAERARLAAEAKEAAARKDLAFLLRASTALSSDLDHTQTLRRLATACVPALAPLSAVDIVEAGRVRRVATAAPTRDEETLLASHIPLYDADDDAVARVLASGLSEVARRTPTGPGPWHDLGVTGYLCLPLLDRGRAFGTLTLLSTGEHVFDGHAVALAEELARRAALAVLNARQYTQRVALARDLQAGLLLPRVPELPGAEAAVHYHPAGEGLDIGGDFYDVFPLRDGGWAFMLGDVCGRGAIAATTTALVRHTARAVAPLLPGPEAVVHAVNQALLDRPQDHGTGFVTLVYGHLTPVDSGGLDIDLVRAGHTLPLLIDGAGPVRPVELDGALLGIAADPHLPTRRLRLAPSESLLLYTDGIIEARDGGRDQFGEERLAAALDAGIGTGHTARDVIAVLTEAVREFTLGTEVDDDQAALVLTATPTA; via the coding sequence ATGACCGTCGTTCCTGGGCAGCATCCTCACCGGCCCGTCGAGTCCGGCACCGGCCCGGCCGAGGCGGAGCTGGACATCCGGTCCCTGTTCGGCCAGTCGACGGCCGTGTTCGCGTCCCTGGCCGGGCCCGCGCACCTGGTGGAGGCCGCCAACCCGGCGTTCTTCACCGCGATCGGCGGCGGCGACCGGGTCCGCACGGGCGTACCGCTCGCGGATCTCGTGCCCGAACTGGCCGGTCATGAGCTGATGACGCTGCTCGACGCGGCGTTCCGCACCGGCAGGACGCACACCGGACGCGACGCCCGGGTCCTGCTCGGCACCCCTCCCGCCGTCCGGGAGGCGTTCTTCGACTTCACCTACGAACCCCGGTTCGACGCCGGCGGCAACGTCACCGGCGTACGCGTCATCGGCGTGGAGACCACCCAGGTCAAGCACGCCCAGCGGCTCACCGCCGAACACCGCGCGCTGCTGGAGCAGATCGCCCGCCAGGCACCGCTCGACCAGGTGCTGGACGGCATGGTCCGGGTCATCGAGGAACTCGCGCCCTACGAGATCCTCGCCTCCGTGCTGCTCGCCGACAGCGACGGACGGCATCTGCGGCACGGCGCGGCGCCGAGCCTGCCGTCCTTCTACAACCAGGCCATCGACGGCATCGCGGCGGGCGAGGGCGTCGGCTCGTGCGGCACGGCGGCGCACCGCAGACAGATGGTCATCGTCGACGACATCGCCACCGACCCCTTCTGGGACGACTTCCGCGAGCTGGCCGACCGGGCCGGGTTGGCGGCCTGCTGGTCCACGCCGATCCTGGCGCGGGACGGGTCGCTGCTCGGCACCTTCGCCATGTACCACCGGGTCCCGCGCACCCCGCAGGAGTCCGACCTCGCCCTGTCCCGGGTCTTCGCCGACACGGCCGCCCTCGCCGTCGAACGCCACCAGGCCGAGCGGGCGAGGCTCGCCGCGGAGGCGAAGGAGGCGGCCGCCCGCAAGGACCTCGCGTTCCTGCTCAGGGCCAGTACGGCGCTCTCCTCCGACCTCGACCACACCCAGACTCTGCGGCGGCTGGCCACCGCGTGCGTGCCCGCCCTCGCCCCGCTCAGCGCCGTCGACATCGTGGAGGCGGGCCGGGTCCGCCGGGTCGCCACCGCCGCGCCCACCCGGGACGAGGAGACCCTGCTCGCCTCGCACATCCCGCTGTACGACGCCGACGACGACGCGGTCGCGCGGGTCCTCGCCTCCGGTCTGAGCGAGGTGGCCCGCCGCACGCCCACCGGCCCAGGGCCGTGGCACGACCTCGGGGTCACCGGATACCTGTGCCTGCCGCTGCTGGACCGCGGTCGCGCCTTCGGCACGCTGACCCTGCTCTCCACCGGCGAGCACGTCTTCGACGGCCACGCCGTCGCCCTGGCCGAGGAACTCGCCCGCCGCGCGGCCCTCGCCGTGCTCAACGCCCGCCAGTACACGCAGCGGGTCGCCCTGGCCCGCGACCTCCAGGCCGGGCTGCTGCTGCCCCGGGTGCCCGAGCTGCCCGGCGCCGAGGCGGCCGTCCACTACCACCCGGCGGGCGAGGGCCTCGACATCGGCGGCGACTTCTACGACGTCTTCCCGCTCCGGGACGGCGGCTGGGCGTTCATGCTCGGCGACGTCTGCGGGCGCGGCGCGATCGCGGCCACCACCACGGCCCTGGTCCGCCACACCGCCCGCGCCGTCGCGCCGCTGCTGCCGGGCCCCGAGGCCGTCGTGCACGCCGTCAACCAGGCCCTCCTGGACCGGCCCCAGGACCACGGAACCGGGTTCGTCACCCTCGTCTACGGCCATCTCACCCCGGTGGACTCCGGCGGCCTCGACATCGACCTCGTCCGGGCCGGGCACACCCTTCCCCTGCTCATCGACGGAGCCGGCCCGGTGCGGCCCGTCGAACTGGACGGCGCCCTGCTCGGCATCGCCGCCGACCCGCACCTGCCCACCCGGCGGCTGCGGCTCGCGCCGTCGGAGAGCCTGCTCCTGTACACCGACGGCATCATCGAGGCCCGCGACGGAGGCCGCGACCAGTTCGGCGAGGAACGCCTCGCGGCGGCCCTGGACGCCGGAATCGGCACCGGACACACCGCGCGGGACGTCATCGCCGTCCTCACCGAGGCGGTACGGGAGTTCACCCTCGGCACAGAGGTCGACGACGACCAGGCGGCCCTGGTCCTCACGGCGACCCCAACGGCATGA
- a CDS encoding GNAT family N-acetyltransferase: MLEPIHREDSDDLFETVVSQDSVMRWLATGRADSRSAAEAMCADHVAHWARHGYGDFAVREAATRSFLGRVGLRNRPEHGVDLGFALHPRAQGRGIAGEAGRACLDLAFGRLGLPAVLAFVLPANAASIALLRRLGARADGTVQSSGLECLRYRFEPDATVRPDAPRSPGHLGDGGELRLVRADDRHTLTAVSDGRPVASVEWLLRDMAFDGVPRRAAGLGEVRTHSAYRDRSLDRTMVSVAVEHARTGGAETVVLLPRPELVPFYVQMGWSRLSVPVTAEQPDGGRARSLDAMFYDLNGRTHLASAVDLRGLPF, encoded by the coding sequence GTGTTGGAGCCGATCCACCGCGAGGACAGCGACGATCTCTTCGAGACCGTGGTCAGCCAGGACAGCGTCATGAGATGGCTGGCGACCGGCCGGGCGGACAGTCGGTCCGCGGCCGAAGCCATGTGTGCCGACCACGTCGCTCACTGGGCACGGCACGGGTACGGCGACTTCGCGGTCAGGGAGGCCGCGACGCGCTCGTTCCTCGGCCGGGTGGGACTGCGCAATCGGCCCGAACACGGAGTCGACCTGGGTTTCGCGCTGCACCCGCGTGCCCAGGGTCGCGGGATCGCGGGTGAGGCCGGCCGCGCGTGCCTGGACCTGGCGTTCGGCCGGCTCGGCCTCCCCGCCGTCCTCGCGTTCGTCCTGCCGGCAAACGCGGCCTCGATCGCGCTGCTGCGCCGTCTGGGAGCCCGCGCGGACGGGACCGTCCAGTCAAGTGGCCTGGAGTGTCTGCGCTACCGGTTCGAGCCCGATGCCACGGTCCGACCGGACGCGCCCCGCTCCCCCGGACACCTCGGAGACGGTGGCGAACTCCGTCTCGTCCGAGCGGACGATCGGCACACCCTCACCGCGGTCTCCGACGGCCGACCGGTCGCCTCCGTGGAATGGCTGTTGCGGGACATGGCCTTCGACGGAGTGCCGCGCCGCGCCGCCGGGTTGGGAGAGGTGCGGACGCACTCCGCGTATCGAGACCGCAGCCTCGACCGGACCATGGTCAGCGTCGCGGTCGAGCACGCCCGAACTGGCGGCGCCGAGACGGTCGTTCTGCTTCCCCGCCCCGAACTGGTCCCGTTCTACGTACAGATGGGGTGGAGCCGCCTCTCCGTGCCCGTCACCGCCGAACAGCCCGACGGCGGGCGGGCCCGGTCTCTGGACGCGATGTTCTACGATCTGAACGGCCGGACGCACCTGGCCTCCGCTGTGGACCTGCGGGGCCTGCCCTTCTGA
- a CDS encoding winged helix-turn-helix transcriptional regulator, whose translation MSGFGPGGPFLADCPARLTVELLADKWTAVVLYGLSRGPVRHGELIELIGGISRKMLTQTLRRLEAHGLVSRHAYAEVPPRVEYELTPLGASLIDPIHTLTEWARENADAVLDALDTTPEPNGHGD comes from the coding sequence ATGAGCGGATTCGGTCCCGGCGGTCCCTTCCTCGCCGACTGCCCGGCACGTCTGACGGTCGAACTCCTCGCCGACAAGTGGACGGCGGTCGTGCTCTACGGCCTCAGCAGAGGCCCGGTGCGGCACGGCGAGCTGATCGAGCTGATCGGCGGCATCTCCCGCAAGATGCTCACCCAGACCCTGCGACGCCTGGAGGCACACGGACTCGTCAGCCGCCACGCGTACGCCGAGGTCCCACCCCGCGTCGAATACGAACTGACCCCGCTCGGCGCGAGCCTCATCGACCCGATCCACACCCTGACCGAGTGGGCGAGAGAGAACGCCGACGCGGTACTCGACGCACTCGACACCACCCCGGAGCCGAACGGGCACGGAGACTGA
- a CDS encoding NADP-dependent oxidoreductase — protein sequence MRAITQQTFGGPEVLTVVDVPEPRALPTEVLVRVEAIGLNPLEGRLRSGEFPLLGQPPFILGWDVSGVVEEARTDRFRPGDEVFGMPLFPRAASAYAEVVSAPALHLERKPASLSHIEASALPVVGLTAWQGLVDLAGVREGDRVLVHGGGGGVGHVAIQIAKALGAHVITTAAGSKREFVEGFGADEVIDYTAVDFAEAVRGIDVVLDTIGGDAVERSLAVLRPGGHLVTAVAEEDLRLVARYEAAGMRFSGIAVDPDPVALRALVDLVEQGRLRVHVEETFPFERVADAHRLLDAGHLRGKLVLTVRPQGGTSRG from the coding sequence ATGCGAGCCATCACGCAGCAGACGTTCGGCGGTCCCGAGGTGCTCACCGTCGTGGACGTGCCCGAGCCACGGGCGCTGCCCACCGAGGTCCTCGTACGTGTCGAGGCGATCGGTCTCAACCCGCTGGAGGGGCGGCTGCGCTCCGGTGAGTTCCCGTTGCTCGGTCAGCCGCCCTTCATCCTCGGCTGGGACGTCAGCGGCGTGGTCGAGGAGGCGCGGACGGACCGGTTCAGGCCCGGCGACGAGGTGTTCGGGATGCCGCTGTTCCCGCGGGCGGCGAGCGCGTACGCCGAGGTCGTGTCGGCGCCCGCGCTGCACCTGGAGCGCAAGCCGGCATCGCTCTCGCACATCGAGGCGTCGGCGCTGCCGGTCGTCGGGCTGACGGCGTGGCAGGGGCTCGTCGACCTCGCCGGTGTGCGCGAGGGCGACCGCGTCCTGGTCCACGGCGGTGGCGGCGGGGTCGGTCATGTCGCGATCCAGATCGCGAAAGCGCTCGGCGCGCATGTGATCACGACCGCCGCCGGGAGCAAGCGGGAGTTCGTGGAGGGGTTCGGCGCCGACGAGGTGATCGACTACACGGCGGTCGACTTCGCCGAGGCGGTCCGCGGCATCGACGTCGTGCTCGACACGATCGGCGGCGACGCCGTCGAGCGGTCGCTCGCCGTGCTCAGGCCCGGCGGTCACCTGGTGACGGCGGTCGCCGAGGAGGACCTGCGGCTCGTCGCCAGGTACGAGGCGGCCGGCATGCGCTTCAGCGGCATCGCGGTGGACCCCGATCCGGTCGCCCTGCGCGCTCTCGTCGACCTCGTCGAACAGGGCAGGCTCAGGGTCCATGTGGAGGAGACGTTCCCGTTCGAGCGGGTCGCCGACGCGCACCGGCTGCTCGACGCCGGTCACCTGCGGGGCAAGCTCGTCCTCACCGTCCGGCCCCAGGGCGGGACGTCACGCGGGTGA
- the lexA gene encoding transcriptional repressor LexA: protein MENRPPARRGRPPGSRSDGGELTVRQSAIVRCITEAVDRQGYPPSMREIGQAVDLASTSSVAHQLAALERKGVLYRDPKRPRAYRVRPTWAPDLSTRNDQSVDVPLVGTIAAGAPLLADEMIEDVYALPRQIVGDGDLFALTVSGDSMIDAAICDGDIVTVRRQDSADHGDIVAALLDDGATVKVLRRQDGQVSLMPRNPAYQPIPGDDVRILGKVVGVLRLL from the coding sequence ATGGAGAACAGGCCGCCCGCCCGCCGGGGACGACCCCCGGGGTCCCGGAGCGACGGGGGAGAGCTGACGGTCCGTCAGTCGGCCATCGTCCGCTGCATCACCGAAGCGGTCGACCGGCAGGGCTACCCGCCGTCGATGCGGGAGATCGGCCAGGCGGTCGACCTCGCCAGCACCTCGTCCGTCGCCCACCAACTGGCGGCCCTGGAGCGCAAGGGCGTCCTCTACCGCGACCCGAAACGCCCCCGCGCCTACCGCGTCCGGCCCACCTGGGCACCCGACCTCAGCACCAGGAACGACCAGAGCGTCGACGTCCCCCTGGTCGGCACGATCGCCGCCGGCGCCCCGCTGCTCGCCGACGAGATGATCGAGGACGTCTACGCGCTGCCCCGCCAGATCGTCGGCGACGGCGACCTGTTCGCCCTGACCGTGTCGGGCGACAGCATGATCGACGCGGCGATCTGCGACGGCGACATCGTGACCGTCCGCCGGCAGGACAGCGCCGACCACGGCGACATCGTCGCCGCGCTCCTGGACGACGGCGCCACCGTCAAGGTGCTGCGCCGACAGGACGGGCAGGTGTCGCTGATGCCCCGCAACCCCGCCTACCAGCCCATCCCGGGCGACGACGTCAGGATCCTCGGCAAGGTCGTCGGCGTCCTGCGCCTGCTGTGA
- the galE gene encoding UDP-glucose 4-epimerase GalE — protein MNKVLITGGAGYIGSTVASALADQGVVPVVLDDLSTGRREFVGDGRAFYEGDIADGALVDRVFADHPDIGATLHCAAKIVVPDSVAEPLRYYRENVAKTVDLLDSLQRNRCRRVVFSSSASIYAPTDAVRVDESSSVGAASPYARTKQMMEQVLQDWTVAAPVRVIALRYFNPIGADPRLRTGLQNPQPSHALGKLIEAHTQGTPLTITGVDWATRDGSGIRDYIHVWDLAEAHVAALTRFDDVVEPTADDRYRVINIGTGTGTTVRELVAAFEEAVGETLDVREAAPRPGDVIGCCAGNDTARRLLGWKAQLSIADGVRDALAWREKWAAHLTAS, from the coding sequence ATGAACAAGGTCTTGATCACCGGTGGTGCCGGTTACATCGGCAGCACCGTCGCCTCCGCCCTCGCCGACCAGGGGGTCGTGCCCGTCGTCCTCGACGACCTCTCCACCGGACGCCGCGAGTTCGTCGGCGACGGCCGCGCGTTCTACGAGGGGGACATCGCCGACGGCGCACTCGTGGACCGGGTCTTCGCCGACCATCCCGACATCGGCGCGACGCTGCACTGCGCGGCGAAGATCGTCGTCCCCGACTCCGTCGCGGAGCCGCTGCGTTACTACCGCGAGAACGTCGCGAAGACCGTCGACCTCCTCGACTCCCTCCAGCGCAACCGCTGCCGGCGGGTGGTGTTCAGCAGCTCCGCCTCGATCTACGCGCCCACCGACGCCGTCCGCGTCGACGAATCGTCGTCCGTGGGCGCGGCGAGCCCCTACGCGCGGACCAAGCAGATGATGGAACAGGTCCTCCAGGACTGGACCGTCGCGGCCCCGGTGCGGGTCATCGCCCTGCGCTACTTCAACCCGATCGGAGCCGACCCGCGCCTGCGCACCGGACTGCAGAACCCGCAGCCGAGCCACGCGCTCGGCAAGCTCATCGAGGCGCACACCCAGGGAACGCCGCTCACCATCACGGGAGTCGACTGGGCGACCCGCGACGGCAGCGGCATCCGTGACTACATCCACGTCTGGGACCTCGCCGAGGCCCATGTCGCGGCCCTCACCCGCTTCGACGACGTCGTCGAACCCACCGCCGACGACCGCTACCGGGTCATCAACATCGGCACGGGAACGGGCACGACCGTCCGTGAACTGGTGGCCGCCTTCGAAGAAGCCGTCGGTGAGACCCTCGACGTCCGTGAGGCCGCCCCGCGCCCGGGAGATGTGATCGGCTGCTGCGCCGGCAACGACACCGCACGCCGACTCCTCGGCTGGAAGGCCCAGTTGAGTATCGCTGACGGGGTGCGGGACGCCCTGGCCTGGCGGGAGAAGTGGGCCGCGCACCTGACCGCGAGCTGA
- a CDS encoding helix-turn-helix domain-containing protein yields the protein MGGEKGDKGEKGAKGAKGDRQERLAAVGPRLRDLRRRHGLTLAVLAERTGINESTLSRLEGGTRKPTLDMLLPLAEVYAVPLDDLVGAPRTGDPRIHLRPVTRDGMTFVPLSRPGGVQAHKLLIPPRPGTEPRLRTHEGFEWVYVLAGRLRLLLGDETVILKAGEAAEFDTRVPHWLGPDDRRTVELLILFGAQGERAHLRARTP from the coding sequence ATGGGCGGCGAGAAGGGTGACAAAGGCGAGAAGGGTGCGAAGGGCGCGAAGGGTGACAGGCAGGAGCGGCTGGCCGCGGTGGGGCCTCGACTGCGGGATCTGCGGCGACGGCACGGCCTGACGCTGGCCGTCCTCGCGGAGCGGACCGGCATCAACGAGAGCACCCTCTCCCGGCTCGAAGGCGGTACCCGGAAACCGACCCTCGACATGCTTCTGCCGCTCGCCGAGGTCTACGCCGTTCCCCTGGACGACCTGGTCGGCGCTCCCCGCACCGGGGACCCCCGGATCCACCTCAGACCGGTCACCCGCGACGGGATGACCTTCGTACCGCTCAGCCGGCCCGGAGGCGTCCAGGCCCACAAGCTCCTCATCCCGCCCAGGCCCGGCACCGAACCGCGGCTGCGCACCCACGAGGGCTTCGAATGGGTCTACGTCCTGGCAGGCCGCCTGCGCCTGCTGCTCGGCGACGAGACAGTGATCCTCAAGGCCGGTGAAGCCGCCGAGTTCGACACCCGCGTGCCGCACTGGCTCGGCCCCGACGACCGACGCACCGTGGAACTCCTGATCCTCTTCGGCGCCCAGGGAGAACGGGCCCACCTCAGGGCCCGCACGCCGTGA
- a CDS encoding class I SAM-dependent methyltransferase: MDARWGTKPNPVLTALLADLAPAPGTSLDLGCGHGGDALWLAAQGWDVTAVDVSQTALDRVAAGAAATGVTDRIHTRRHDLAETFPDGTFDLVTAAYFHSPITMAREHVLRRAAEAVAPGGLLIVIEHASTAPWSWQAGQDIRYPTPDDVIASLRLDDTWRVERGDAPQRTATGPEGRTATVTDNIIAVRRTS; the protein is encoded by the coding sequence ATGGACGCGCGGTGGGGCACCAAGCCCAACCCCGTCCTGACCGCCCTGCTTGCCGACCTGGCTCCCGCTCCCGGCACGTCCCTCGACCTGGGGTGCGGCCACGGCGGCGACGCACTCTGGCTCGCCGCGCAGGGCTGGGACGTCACCGCCGTCGATGTGTCACAGACCGCCCTCGACCGGGTGGCGGCGGGCGCCGCGGCCACCGGCGTCACCGACCGGATCCACACCCGGCGGCACGACCTCGCCGAGACGTTCCCCGACGGGACCTTCGACCTGGTCACCGCCGCCTACTTCCACTCCCCGATCACCATGGCCCGCGAGCACGTCCTGCGCCGGGCCGCCGAGGCCGTAGCCCCGGGAGGACTGCTGATCGTGATCGAACACGCCTCCACCGCCCCCTGGTCCTGGCAGGCAGGCCAGGACATCCGCTACCCCACTCCCGACGACGTCATCGCCTCACTGCGGCTCGACGACACCTGGCGCGTCGAGCGGGGCGACGCACCCCAGCGCACCGCCACCGGCCCCGAGGGGCGGACCGCGACCGTCACCGACAACATCATCGCCGTCCGGCGCACCTCCTGA
- a CDS encoding TetR/AcrR family transcriptional regulator — MADSPRGRARSESARQAILEATRDELAASGYDKLSIDRIATAAGAGKQTVYRWYRSKNELVAECILEGYVPARTAVIADSGEARDDLRAWLRAFADFLAEPENASLIRACTAAAAESDEVAVRFYESLTATNEAALTARLDSAVRRGQVRAGTSTAAMSEALIGAMLYRLLVRQPPTDEFIDGLLDMVCD, encoded by the coding sequence ATGGCTGACTCACCGCGGGGGCGTGCTCGGAGCGAGAGCGCACGGCAGGCCATCCTGGAGGCGACCCGGGACGAGCTGGCGGCGAGCGGGTACGACAAGCTGTCGATCGACCGCATCGCGACCGCCGCCGGCGCGGGCAAGCAGACCGTCTACCGCTGGTACCGCTCCAAGAACGAGCTGGTCGCCGAGTGCATCCTGGAGGGGTACGTCCCGGCCAGGACCGCCGTGATCGCGGACAGCGGCGAGGCCCGCGACGACCTGCGCGCCTGGTTGCGAGCCTTCGCCGATTTCCTCGCCGAGCCCGAGAACGCCTCCCTGATCCGCGCGTGCACCGCCGCGGCGGCCGAGAGCGACGAGGTGGCGGTGAGGTTCTACGAGAGCCTCACCGCCACCAACGAGGCCGCCCTCACCGCCCGTCTGGACAGCGCGGTGCGCCGCGGGCAGGTGCGGGCCGGCACGTCGACCGCGGCCATGTCCGAGGCGCTCATCGGTGCGATGCTCTACCGGCTGCTCGTACGGCAGCCACCCACTGACGAGTTCATCGACGGCCTCCTCGACATGGTGTGCGACTGA
- a CDS encoding SDR family oxidoreductase, giving the protein MSAKVLVIVGAGGMGLAVARRLGAGRTVLLADIGQDALRAAEQTLGDEGLTVVTQVVDVTSAASVQHLALTARAAGEVDQVVHTAGLSPVQAPARAILEVDLLGVALVLDAFAPVVAAGGAGVVIASMAGHLAPALTPEQEHALAHTPADQLLQLPFLSPDIVTTPAAAYGIAKRANHVRVAAAGSAWGERGARLNSISPGVISTPMGQQELAGESGRVMRAMVDASATGRLGTPGDIAAAAAFLLGPDASFITGTDLLVDGGVVAAVRSGRLGTLTAPAAPTGPSGPSGPTA; this is encoded by the coding sequence ATGAGCGCGAAGGTGCTGGTCATCGTCGGAGCCGGTGGCATGGGCCTGGCGGTGGCGCGCAGGCTGGGCGCGGGCCGCACGGTCCTGCTGGCCGACATCGGGCAGGACGCTCTCCGGGCCGCCGAACAGACGCTGGGCGACGAGGGCCTCACCGTGGTCACGCAGGTGGTCGACGTGACCTCGGCCGCCTCCGTCCAGCACCTGGCGCTGACCGCGCGGGCGGCGGGCGAGGTCGACCAGGTCGTGCACACCGCCGGACTGTCCCCCGTCCAGGCGCCCGCGCGGGCGATCCTCGAGGTGGACCTGCTCGGCGTGGCGCTCGTGCTCGACGCGTTCGCACCCGTCGTCGCCGCCGGGGGCGCCGGCGTGGTGATCGCCAGCATGGCAGGCCACCTCGCGCCGGCGCTCACCCCCGAGCAGGAGCACGCCCTCGCCCACACCCCCGCCGACCAACTCCTCCAACTGCCGTTCCTCAGCCCGGACATCGTCACCACCCCGGCCGCCGCCTACGGGATCGCCAAGCGCGCCAACCATGTGCGCGTCGCGGCCGCCGGCTCCGCCTGGGGCGAGCGCGGCGCCCGCCTCAACAGCATCAGCCCCGGCGTGATCTCCACTCCGATGGGACAGCAGGAGCTCGCGGGCGAGTCCGGCCGAGTCATGCGCGCCATGGTCGACGCCTCCGCGACCGGCCGTCTCGGCACGCCCGGCGACATCGCCGCCGCAGCCGCCTTCCTGCTCGGCCCGGACGCGTCGTTCATCACCGGCACCGACCTCCTGGTCGACGGCGGTGTCGTCGCCGCCGTGAGGTCCGGCCGCCTCGGCACCCTGACCGCCCCGGCCGCACCGACCGGCCCGAGCGGCCCGAGCGGCCCGACCGCATAG